AGGCGCTCCACCTCCTCGCGGCTGAGCACGTCTGGAATGTCGCGGCCCGCCTTCGGCCCTTCCTGCTTTGAGGTCGGGTCATCCTTGCGGTCGCCCTCCTCGAACAGGAACCGGAAGAAGCGGCGCATCGAGGAGAGCTTTCTCGCCTGCGTCCGCGGGGCGAGACCCTGGGCCGCAAGGGAGGACACATAGCGGGACACATCTTTTGCGTCCGCTCGCGTCAGCTTTCCGCGCATACTGTCAGAGGCATCACGGAGATCGCGCCCATAGGCATCCAGCGTATTGGGGGAGGCCCCACGCTCGGCGCTCATCATTTCGAGGAAGGCATCTATGCGGGCAGCGTCGCTCATGACCTGAATTTGCCGCCGCGATGCTTAACAGGGCGCTTAAATAGCGAAACGGGCGCCAGTCTCCCGGCGCTCGCCTCAAAAGGTCTTCAAAAAACACCGCCAGTGCACCGCCACTACATCGTGGCTGCACCGTCAAAACAGGGGCGCTCTACTCCTTTGGTGGCTCTGTCTTGTCGACCACCGGATGACCATGATCAGGGTCATCATTCATCTTGTGCATCGCCACCACGACCCCTGAGAGGGCCAGAATGGCGATAAGGTTCGGGAAGGCCATCGACGCATTCGCGATGTCCCCGAACAGCCAGAGCGCATCGGTATTGGTCACAATCGCCCCGCCAAAGACCACGATCACCCAGAAATAGCGGAAAGGGTGCGTTGCCCATTCGCCAACCAGATAGGTCACGGCCTGCTCACCATAATAGGACCAGCCGATGATGGTGGTGAAGGCGAAGAAGAAAAGCGCAATGGTTACAACCCACTCGCCGCCCGGAAGGGCTGCGCCGTAAGCCCGTGCCGTGATGCCGGACGACTCTGCGTCGGTCTCATAGACATAGCGCACCTCATTGAGGACCGTTGCATCCGTCGAGGCAGCAAGCGCCTTGTCGAAATAGGCCTGCTCTTCAGCCTCGGTCGACCCGCTTGGCAGGTCGGAGGCGAGGCTCAGGCCATTGGTGCGGCACTGCTGCAGGAAGGCCGAAGCCTCCTCGCCGCGCGCGGCAACAATCTCGGTGCGTCCTTCGGTATAGGCCGATGGGAACAGGTCCTCGACGCCCGTGCCTTCCGGCAAGGTATTGTATCCTTCCTCCACACACTGGTTCGCCGCGATCAGCGCCGGGCTGCGTGTGAAGTCACCAGACACGGTCAGGATGACCAGCGCCGTCATCGTACAGATGACGATCGTGTCGATGAACACGCCGATCATTGCGATCTCGCCCTGCTGGACCGGGTTCTTGGTCTTGGCCGCAGCATGCGCAATCGGGGCCGAACCCTGACCGGCCTCGTTGGAGAAGAGGCCGCGCGCGATACCGAAGCGCACCGCCTGCATCATGCCATAACCAGCTGCACCGCCGACCACTTCCTGCAGACCAAAGGCCGACTTGAAGATGACCGCGAAAGCATGCGGGATCTCGCTCGCATTGAGGATCAGCACGACCAGCGCACAGAGCACATAAGCGCCCGCCATGAGCGGTACGATCCGCCCGGCAACACTACCGATCGACTTGATGCCGCCAATGATGACCGCGAAGACGAGACCGGCAATGACGACGCCAATGCCCCAGTTCGGAAGCGAAAGCCCCATCGTGCCGCGGGCCGTTTCCATGGCCGTCTGCGTAATTGAGTTGGACTGGATCATTGAGCCCGTCGCCGCTGCAGAGAAGAGCGTACCGAGACAGAAGATGACGGCCAGCCAGGTCCATTTCTTACCGAGGCCGTTCTTGATGTAGTACATCGGCCCGCCATTGATGCGGCCATACTCATCGGTTTCGCGGTACTTCACGGCAAGGGAGCTCTCAGCAAAGGCGAGCGCCATACCGAGGAGCGCCGTGATCCACATCCAGAAGATCGCGCCGGGACCACCCATCGCAATCGCCGTCGCGACACCTGCAAGGTTACCAGTACCGACCTGGCCAGACAGCGCAGTCGAAAGCGCCTGCCAGGGCGTAATCGCGCCATCCTCGCCTTGTGCCTTGCGGCCCTGCCAGACTTCGGCAAGGGCAGGCACGAACCGGCGAACCGGACGGCCAGCAAGGCGGATCATGACGAACAGGCCTGTGCCCAGAAGCACAATGGCAAGCGGTCCTATCTCTCCGGGGATGACGACGGTGTCGCCCCAT
This genomic interval from Thalassovita mediterranea contains the following:
- a CDS encoding alanine:cation symporter family protein, translated to MESLVTLIENVAGFIWGGTWGDTVVIPGEIGPLAIVLLGTGLFVMIRLAGRPVRRFVPALAEVWQGRKAQGEDGAITPWQALSTALSGQVGTGNLAGVATAIAMGGPGAIFWMWITALLGMALAFAESSLAVKYRETDEYGRINGGPMYYIKNGLGKKWTWLAVIFCLGTLFSAAATGSMIQSNSITQTAMETARGTMGLSLPNWGIGVVIAGLVFAVIIGGIKSIGSVAGRIVPLMAGAYVLCALVVLILNASEIPHAFAVIFKSAFGLQEVVGGAAGYGMMQAVRFGIARGLFSNEAGQGSAPIAHAAAKTKNPVQQGEIAMIGVFIDTIVICTMTALVILTVSGDFTRSPALIAANQCVEEGYNTLPEGTGVEDLFPSAYTEGRTEIVAARGEEASAFLQQCRTNGLSLASDLPSGSTEAEEQAYFDKALAASTDATVLNEVRYVYETDAESSGITARAYGAALPGGEWVVTIALFFFAFTTIIGWSYYGEQAVTYLVGEWATHPFRYFWVIVVFGGAIVTNTDALWLFGDIANASMAFPNLIAILALSGVVVAMHKMNDDPDHGHPVVDKTEPPKE